From the Armatimonadota bacterium genome, the window TCCTCCTATTCTGCGCCTGTTCCTTCTTCTGGGTGATTACACTTTGTCGTGACCCATGACTCACTGCGCCAGTTCGTACAGGATGCGCGCGTAGATGAGCGTAATCTTCTGCAGGGTGCTCACCGCGATGCGCTCATCGGGTTCGTGCGCTGCACCGTCGCCCTCGAACCCCGTGCCGATAGCCACGATGTTTTGCGTGGCGCGGGCGTACGTGCCGCCGCCCATTGTCCTGGGGGGACTCTCGTCGCCTGTCTCCTCGCGGTATACGCGCAGGATGGTCTGCAGGAAAGGCGTTTCCAGCGGAACGTAAAGCGGCGCAATGCCGAATTGGCTGGCGAGCGAGAATCCTGTTGACTCGATAGCTGCCTGAAGTTGATTCAGCAAGGCGTCCAGCGTCCAGGTGACCGGGTAGCGCACGTTCACTGTACACTTCACCCGCGAACCGTCGTATTCGAAAACACCCAGATTGGTCGTGGTGGCACCAGACACTTCATCGCTGTGTGCGATACCCAACGCAGAACCGTCCAGGCTGTTTGCCCACTTGCGTACAGCGCCCAGCCATGTGGCTTCTTCGGGCAGGTTCAATGGTTTCAGGGCGTCCAGCAGCTTCGCTACCGCGTTTATCCCCTCGCTGGGCGAACTGCCATGTGCCGATTTGCCTCGCGCCGTGACCAGCACGCCGTCCTCTTCGGATGCGGTCACCACGTCCTCCAGTCCTGCCAGCACATTCTGAATAGCGCTAATCTGCTCGTCCGTCGCTTGCAGGAAGGCTTCGGCGTAGTCGGGAACCATATTCGCCCGCTCACCTCCGCGTGCCCACGTGATGCGAGGCGTATTATCTGAACGAGGAGCCGACTTCTCCAGTTGTAAGTTCACAATGCCCTTCTCGGCGTAGATGAGAGGCCAGCCTCCGTCGGGAGTGAAACCGCACGCAGGTCGCTCCGGTTCGTGCTGGAAGTAGTACTTCATACACTCCCAGCCGCTCTCTTCGTCGCCGCCCACAATCAGGCGGAGACGCTTGCGAACAGACAATCCCAGCTCCCGAATGGCTCGCGCTGCGTAGATGACGGCGATGGTTGGACCTTTATCGTCCTGGGCACCTCGCGCGTAGATGTAGCCGTCGCGCAACACGCCATCGAACGGCGGCACGCTCCAGCCGTTGCCCGGCGGCACTACGTCCACATGGCTGAGCGTAGCGACAATCTCGTCACCTTCGCCCATTTCCAGATGCAGCGCATAGCCGTCGTAGTCTTTCGTGCGGAAGCCGTATCGCTCACCGAATTCCAGCACGCGGTCAAAAGCGCAGCGAACGCCCAGCCCAAACGGTGCGCCGGGTAGAGGATGGCTTTTCACACTTTCGCACTGCAAAAGCGTACGCAGGTCGGCAATCATTTCATCGGTATGCTCTTCAATCCAGCGTTGCAGGGCATCACGCATCATATCATTCGGACCTCCTTGTGTATACCATTTGGGCAAAAAGACGCATTTCCCCTGCCAGGGATGCCTGCCTGCCACCTCCCCGCATTTGGTACCGGGTTTGCCATCTGCGTCTAATGTGGGGCACAGCTAGCCTCCTGAAGCGACATGTCCGCTGGGTATAATTATCCTTTTGGAACATCACTTGCTCGACACAATAATAAGACTCTACTTGTGCTATGCCCCTTGCTCAGATGCCTCGCAGTGGAGTGCGGTAGATGGTCTGCCGTGAAAGAGCAATCACACCAGTATGTTCAGCCCCAACGCTTGCCAGAAGGTGATATGCTGGAGCCTGTGGTGTCCTGTTGAGGAAAGGAACAGCCTCGTCCGCGAGGAAAATATAATTGTAACTCATCGTTGGGTGCGCACGACGCTGTGTTCAACGGTCGCGCTCTGAGAGTCAGCGAAGCATCTCAGTGTGGCGATATAACGGGATTGTTCGATTGCTCAGAATGACAGAATGAGCAACATTCCTGCTATTATCAAATAAGATGCGTGCAACGATGCGAGATAAGGAGGTTATTATATGGATACCTCCCACGCCCATGAGACGACCTGCTCGGCTGTGGCAGGGGTAATCCAGCGCGCTGTCGCCGCCATCGCTTCCGGCGTGCTGTTCGCCTTCGCCCTGCCCCTATACGATGTGCCTCTTCTGGCTTTTGTGGCGTTTGTCCCCCTGCTGGTAGCCGTGTTCAAAGCGTCAGGATACAGGGCGATGTGGTATGCTCTGCTGATGGCAATAACCACCTGTGCGATGCTGCTGGGCATTCCCCAAGAGCCTTCCTACACTTTGGTGCTGATGCCTTTTCTTGCGTTTGGCGCTCTGACGTCGCTGGTGCTGGCAGTTGCGCGCTGGTTGGGCGTGCAAGGCGGCTGGGTAACCGTCGTGGGAACGGGCGCGGCGGGCGTTTTGGTCGAGTGGTTAGCGGCAAGTGTGGACTTCCCCTACACTGTGGGGCTGGCGATCTGGCGCGACGCTTTACTCCTGTGGGTTGCAGGTTGGACAGGTGTGTGGGGATTGGCTTTCCTCTTGTGGTCGGTGAACGTGGCGATAGCTCAGGCAGTAGTGCTGAGGCGTGCAGCGAATCCCCTGTTCATTGTACTGCCCCCGCTGGTGCTGCTACACGCGCTGGGCTGGCTGCAGATAGCGCTTGCATCCGACAAGCAAACGGTGCGCGTCGCGGTGATACAGCAAGAGGAGAGCTCGGGGATACTCTCGGCATTGCAGAGGGCGAAAGGGCAGGGGGCGCAACTCGCCGTGCTGCCGGAAACCTGCTGTACGGAGACAGAGGTAAGCCGCTGGGCACAGGAGATGCAAATGTGGATTGTGTTTGGCTACTGGGGCACGGGCAACAGCGCTTCGCTGGTTGCTCCCGACGGGCGAATCAGCCCGCCGTACCACAAGATACATGCATACGGTGGCGAGCCACGCTCGTGGCGCCGTGGAGACCCTGTACGTGCCTTCGAATCGCCTTTCGGCAAACTGGGAGCAGTTATCTGCTACGATACCATGTTCAGCGACGCGGTTCGCTTGCAGGCTCGCAACGGCGTGCGATTACTGGCTATACCCACATATGACCCTGTGACACCTCGGCTGGCTCTGCACTATTTGCATGCGGCAAGCACCACTTTGCGTGCTGCCGAACACCGGCTCCCATTGGCGCGTGCAGAGTACCGAGCTGCCTCGATGGTTGTAGACCGCTTCGGGCGTGTGCTGGCGAAAGGTGGCGAAGGGGACACCGTGGTGGTCGCCGATGTGTCTCTGGGTGACGGACGTGGTACGCTCGCCACGCGGCTGGGTGACTATTGGGTGCTTATGTGTGCTTTGCTATTAGTGGTATGCGCAGGGACACGCATTGCCGTGACCGAAATATGAACAGCAAAACATCCGTTCCTGGAGGAGAACACCCGATGCCATCTCTCGAAACATTGCGGGCACTTGTACGCGACGAAATAGTCCAGCGCGGCGAGGAAGGCACAGACACCACCGGATATATGGAACGCTGGCAGGAGGCAAAGGACGCCGATGCCCTGTGGAGCCTCTACCGCGAGCTGATGGCACTGCCCATCCGTGAGGATTTCCCGTATGACGAACCCAGCGACCTGCAAAGCATCCGTCAGGCTCGCGACGAGGGCGTGCGTCGCTTCAAAATGGTCATCTGCGAGGAGGAACTGCTGGACAGGTTGCACGGTGCATGGCTGGGGCGTGTGGCAGGGTGTATGCTGGGTAAACCGGTGGAAGGCTGGAGTCATGAACGCATCCGCCAGTATCTGGAGGGAGCCGATGCCTATCCCATGACCGACTACTTGCCTGCCGAGACGCGCACCCCACCCGAAGGCGTGCCCCAGCCGTATACTTGGTGTACCAGAGGACACATCCGCGCGGGAGAGCGCGACGATGATACCGACTATACGGTTCTCGGTTTATACCTGTTTGAGAGGCACGGTGCAGGTTTCTCCACACAGGATGTGGGAAACGCTTGGCTGCATCTGCTGCCCGCCTATCAGACTTACACGGCGGAGCGACAGGCTTACATCAATCTGGTTAATGAGTTGCCTCTGGAGGAGGTTCCGGTATACCTGAACCCTTACCGGGAATGGATCGGCGCGCGTATTCGGGCGGATTTCTGGGGTTATGCAGCTCCGGGTTGCCCGGAGAAAGCAGCGGAGTTCGCCTACCGGGACGCTGCGCTGTCGCACGTGAAAAATGGTATCTACGGCGAGATGTTCGCCGCAGCGATGATTGCCGCTGCTTTCGCCACACAGGACGTGGTGGAGATTATCCGTGCTGGCGCCGCCGAAATACCTGCCCGGAGCCGTGAGGCGGAAATGATTCGCGATTGCCTGCGGTGGCGAAAGGAATGTGGAAACTGGCAGGAGGCTATGGAACGCTTGTTGAATCGATACTACGGTAAATACCATCCCGTGCACACAGTCAACAACGATGCCATCGTGCTGAACGCCCTACTGTGGGGCTGGCCCAGCTTCGAGCAGGTGATTACTATCGCGGTGATGCAGGGAATGGACACCGATTGCAACGGTGCAACCGCAGGCAGTATCTGGGGTGCGGCGTTCGGCGCGAAGGCGTTGCCGGCAAAGTGGAGCGAACCACTGCAGGATACGCTGTACAGCGCGGTTTTCGGCTTTGCGCAGAATCGAATCAGCGACCTGGCGAAGCGTAGTCTAAAGCAGGCGACGAAGGTGCTGACCGGCACAGGCTAACAGGGGTATGCCCTGAAGCGTGATACACAAAAGCTCCGATGAGGGAGGTGTCAGCCATGCAGTTCGTGACGCTCGCGAAAGCGGTGCCCGGTCGGGCAAAGGAGCTGTTCGGCAGTGGACTGTCGCAACTGAACAGTCTCGCCTCACAGCACGGCATCCAGATTAAGGCGGCCGTAATTACCTACGGGCAGTATGACCTGGTTGCCGTGTGGTCTGCTCCTGACCAGGCGACCGCCAACCGCTTCCTTCGTGCAGTAGCAGAAACCGGTCTGCTGGTCACCGATACCATGCTGGCTGTTCCCGCTGAGAACTTCTGAGTGACGCTCTTCTGGAGGGCGAAGATCCTGCCGAGTCGCCATTTCAAAGAGGGGTGACTTACCGAAGGTTCGCCCTCCAGGTTTTGGGCAACCTGTTTCAAATCCGGCATACAATCCCCGCTTTCTCGCACTCCTCCTGCACCAGCTGCTCGGTTTGCTCGCGCATTAGCAGGCGCGGTACCCACCCTACCTGTGCCCGATACCTGCGCAACAGCGCTTTGTATCGCTCCTCCAGAAAGCCCCAGTAGTTGATCCTGCCCACCCAGATTTCGCGCACACCAACTTGCGCGGCGGTCTGCACGTACTGCCTGATTTGCTCGGGGGTGTTCTCCACGCCGGGTAAAAACGGACACCATGCCCACGTGGTGCGGATGCCGGCTTTCAACAAGCGACGTGTTAATTCCACCCGTCCTGCTACCGCCGGGGCGTGCGGTTCAAAGACACGGCGTACCTTTTCATCCACCGTCGGTACGGAGATATGCACCGAGACGTGCTCAAATCGTTTCAGCAAATCGATGTCCCTGATAAGGAGAGGCGAGCGGGTGAGAATGGTCACGCGATTGGGATAGAAGCTCAGCTCATACAGCACCCCGCGCGATATACGGTAGCGTTTCTCAATCGGTTGCCAGGCGTCGGTCGCGCTGCCAATCAGGATGTGTGCGTCGCGCGGCACGTCCAGCATCTCACGTCGTACCACGTCGGGTGCGTTCACCTTCACCTGCACCCAGCTGCCCCAGGTGTCTGCACCCTCCTGCCCGCGCTTCGCCCGCAGGATGGGTACGTAGCAATAGGAACAGCCGAATCCGCATCCGATATACGGGTTGAGCGTCCACTCCGCGAAGGATGCGCCCGTTCGGTGCAGCAGGTGCTTACAGCGTATTTCTCGAACTTGCACGTAACGCATACAAACTACCAGATATTCACGCCGAGCAGCGCAATGCAGAGCCAATCCTTTATGTCGTGCCGGATGGGCAAATCCTCATCCCCCTGCCCCCTTCTCCCAAAAGGAGAGCACCCCTCTCCCGTTGGGAGAAGGGTTTGGGGTGAGGGCAAGTGCATGAGCACCATTAGCCTGCGCCGAAGGCACGCAACCCTGAAGGCTGCGGCTACAAAAGGGCAGACAAACAGAACTGCTCCGCTTAAATCTACTATATGTGATCTACGTGCTCTGTCTCGATACGGATGCCACCCACCAGCGGAGCAACCAGATTGTAGATCGCCGCTACAATGATGCCTGCGATAAAGCCAATCGCTCCATACAACACGGGCAACAATATCAGGGCTGCTATGCCGCCGAATGCCGTCTGCTGAGGAGCGACCAGCGATGCCAGGAATAAGATAACCCCGCCGATGACACCGATAATCAAGTACATCGCACCGAACACCAGTCCCACCGACAACCAAGCCAAATCTCTTGATGACGAGCATCTGAATCCCCTCCCGCATGGTATTTTTGTTCTCTGGACCGCAGGCGTCGTATTTCCAGCAGGTTTGTGCCGCTCTGTGCAGTGAAACATAGATTCAGTGGTGTAAGAGTTTTTCCTGCAGGGGGAAGTAGAGAGTAATGCGCTTCTTTATTTCGGTAGACTGCGAGGGGTTAGCTTGTGTGGTAGGCGCACCCGGCGGCACGCTGACCGATTCGCGCAACTATACCTTTGCCTGCCAGCAGGCGGTGCGCGAGGCGAACGCGGCGGTGCGTGCGCTGTTCGATGCGGGCGCAGAACGGGTCATCGTCTCCGACAGCCACGGAGGCGGTGTCAACCTGGACTACGAGCAGCTGGATGAGCGGGTGGAGATCGCGCTGGGGGTGGGCTTCGGACATCGTTACCCGGGCATGGATGAGAGCTTCGATGGCGTGCTATTCATCGGTTACCATGCAATGGATAATACTCCCAACGCGGTACTGGCACACTCCTACAGTTCCAGAGCCTATCAGTGGATAGAGGTCAATGGAGTGCAGATGGGCGAAGTGGAGATAGACGCCGCCATCGCGGGCGAGATGGGCGTGCCGGTTATCTTCGTCAGCAGCGATGACAAGTGCGTCGCCGAGGCGAAGCGGTTTCTGCCCTGGGTGGAAACGGTAGTCACCAAACAGAGCTTTGGCTGGAATGCCGCGCTGAGCAAACACCCCAAATGGGTGGAGCACGAGATATACGAGGCGGTGACGCGAGCGGTGGCACGCCTGCCGCAGATGCAACCCTTCTGGGTAGACAGCCCTGTCACCATACGCCTCCATTATAAGCGCATGGAGGATGCCGAGCGTCAGCCTCTGGCGGATACT encodes:
- a CDS encoding dipeptidase PepV; the encoded protein is MMRDALQRWIEEHTDEMIADLRTLLQCESVKSHPLPGAPFGLGVRCAFDRVLEFGERYGFRTKDYDGYALHLEMGEGDEIVATLSHVDVVPPGNGWSVPPFDGVLRDGYIYARGAQDDKGPTIAVIYAARAIRELGLSVRKRLRLIVGGDEESGWECMKYYFQHEPERPACGFTPDGGWPLIYAEKGIVNLQLEKSAPRSDNTPRITWARGGERANMVPDYAEAFLQATDEQISAIQNVLAGLEDVVTASEEDGVLVTARGKSAHGSSPSEGINAVAKLLDALKPLNLPEEATWLGAVRKWANSLDGSALGIAHSDEVSGATTTNLGVFEYDGSRVKCTVNVRYPVTWTLDALLNQLQAAIESTGFSLASQFGIAPLYVPLETPFLQTILRVYREETGDESPPRTMGGGTYARATQNIVAIGTGFEGDGAAHEPDERIAVSTLQKITLIYARILYELAQ
- a CDS encoding radical SAM protein; the protein is MRYVQVREIRCKHLLHRTGASFAEWTLNPYIGCGFGCSYCYVPILRAKRGQEGADTWGSWVQVKVNAPDVVRREMLDVPRDAHILIGSATDAWQPIEKRYRISRGVLYELSFYPNRVTILTRSPLLIRDIDLLKRFEHVSVHISVPTVDEKVRRVFEPHAPAVAGRVELTRRLLKAGIRTTWAWCPFLPGVENTPEQIRQYVQTAAQVGVREIWVGRINYWGFLEERYKALLRRYRAQVGWVPRLLMREQTEQLVQEECEKAGIVCRI
- a CDS encoding transporter codes for the protein MRFFISVDCEGLACVVGAPGGTLTDSRNYTFACQQAVREANAAVRALFDAGAERVIVSDSHGGGVNLDYEQLDERVEIALGVGFGHRYPGMDESFDGVLFIGYHAMDNTPNAVLAHSYSSRAYQWIEVNGVQMGEVEIDAAIAGEMGVPVIFVSSDDKCVAEAKRFLPWVETVVTKQSFGWNAALSKHPKWVEHEIYEAVTRAVARLPQMQPFWVDSPVTIRLHYKRMEDAERQPLADTRWRRLDAYTTEAVFERLSDWL